In the genome of Cynocephalus volans isolate mCynVol1 chromosome 10, mCynVol1.pri, whole genome shotgun sequence, the window TGAATAGCTCTGATCCCTACTGCATAATTAGACAAAAGTAGCCATTCTTGTCCCTTGGGGgacaaagtttttttcttaattatgctTCTGAAAAACCTGCCTAATGGCAATACTTACCCGAGAGATTGAAACTGTGTCTCCCCAGCATGGccgaagtgttttgttttgtttttggtctaATTATACATGTCCCCAGGAGACTGAAAAAGCCAGAAGAAGCTGTTTCAGCCTCTTGGGTAAATTCTAGATGTTTAGTTCTTTCCATGAAAGATTTCTTATTCTGTTTTCCTAAAACTCACAAGGAGGTGTAAaggtaaaaatgttttctttcacatGGGCTTAGAGCAAAGACTGTCTAATGGAAAATTTTGAATGGAATTTGGAAATGCACCCTTCAGTTACTTCTCATTCATAAATTTAAAGCACTGCTGTGATTcaaatgcctttcttttttttttttttttttaaaaaaaagatgaccggtaaggagatcttaacccttgacttaacccagtgagctaactggccatccctatatgggatccgaacccgtcgccttggtgttatcagcaccacactctcctgagtgagccacgggccggcctgaaatgctttatcttttaaaaatgtaagttaagggctggcctatggctcacttgggagagcatggtgctgacaccaccaagtcaagggttaagatccccttaccaatcaccttaaaaaaaaaaaaaaaaaaaatgtaagttaaCACATTGTACTGAAAATACCATCCCTGCAATGGCAATTCAGGCTGATCCCCATGTGGTATGAACTTACAGTAGGTTACCAGTAGATTCTCTGGTTGAATATTAAGAATGAAAATCCAGGGACAAAGAAGTTTAAAGTGGCTCTGAAGATTTACAACTGTGAGGTTTAATATTTCTGTCTAAAAAGTGGGCCTTGTAATACTATTCACCTTTATGAGATCTAGGAGATGGGGGGGATAAATATCTGATGTGTACGAGCACAAGTGACCACTTCACTGAAAATCAGATGGCAGGTCAGGCAGCATCATAGGAACTTTATAAAAGCAGGCACTGGACTGTCTTCTACTCTCCCAGAGCTTGCAGGGAATATTTTCTTACTGTCTCCACTGAAACCAAGTTTCCCCTGGTCAGAACTGAGGTAGGTTGGAATGGTATGGAATTTCATGTTGCTTAACTGTATTAATAAAGTCTTAAAAGGTGATAAGAAGGATATGGTTATTATTCCAATCTTCTTCATCAGTAGCACTGATTGAGTTTACATGTTCCAACCTCGACAAAACTCCAGAAAGCTGATCAATAAAGATAAAACCTTCACTGTAAACACAGGCACTTTTCCTCTGCTCTCAGGTGCAAAGGGATGTAGGAGACTATCCCCATGAGCAAATCCTGGAAGGGCTCTGGTGCCCTTAGCCGGAGCCCAATTTTCCTTCAGATGGGTGTTGCAGCATCACAGCAGGAAGAGGGGCACTTCTAGCAGAGAACTTTCTTTCTTACAGGGTCTACTGCTGCCAGAGCTTAAGCCCTTTTAACATTTCTCACAACCCTGCACTCCAACACAAGAAGAGTTTCCACAGGGCAAATACCAATCTTTTCACTCCTTGCCTGCAGGTCATGTTTCCACAGACCACAGGGCCTGGGTGGGCAGGCTCCCAAGCGCTCTCTGATGTACCTATATAATGAATGTTAGTATCCCAACATGTGTTTTGGGAACCACTAATCCTCAGAGGCAATCCTTGAGGAAAAGGATTCCAGAGTTAACTAAATTAGAAAAGTGCTGACTATCACATTCCCTTTTAGAAAACTTACAGTACACATTAACGTGCTACAGGTTCTGAGAGACCTTGTAGTAAAATAGTAACTATTTGACTTGGTTAAACTCAGTGTTTCATAAACGCTTTACCCTCAACCTAACATCAGATACTTCACCTTATATTAGGAATCACTGACCTGCTGTTTTAGGTAATCACCATATTTCTTTGATTATAaaatccacatttttattttcacacttTAACATTTCTCAAATTGAAATGAGTCTTACAAAGTATGCATTTACTGTAGTAGTGTCTCTTTCTTCTCGAAGAGCTATTAATCATCTTATAATTTCGAagaaatacagaatatttcaatAACTACTTAGGTAAAAGTTGAAAATGCTAACCAGGACACTAGGTAAAAGATTATTCTCTTATTGACAaagtttaaataagttaataaactcaaaaacattttgcaaattaTAAAGCACAACCCAAATGTTAGTATTATCTGAATCTTTACTATTACTGTGGTTAAATTTGAGACGTGGAAGAGAGGTAAACATcaaacttctctttcttttccatagTTAGGATAACCATACAGTTTACCATTCAAAGCAGGACACTTTTGAGAATAAAAAGGGTGCTATTAATAATTGTGTTGGAATAATACATATAAACCAAACTAGAATATATGCTCACTTTACCCACAATGCACCACAAAGGCCCATTCATGAAACTCAAGACATCACAATAACTCCTAGCCCTGtgattattattctatttttatctcaCCTTGTCAGCAGCTGCCAGCAAATCATCAGCCATTTTGTCAAGGTTAGGAGCCTTCCCGGTGTAAATGAAGCACATCATTTCCTTAAAAACTTCAGGCTCCACATCATTGATTTCAACCCGATTCTACaccagaaaaactgaaaatgagaAACATTCCAACAGACCAAAATTCCTAAACTATTTTCATGCTTTTAAGCTCTAGTGAGGAGAGATGTTTGTATCATTTAAAACCTAACAAAcggaaggccggcccgtggctcactcggtagagtgcggtgctgataaaacctAACAAACGGAAAATTTCTCTTTGGCCTATTTGATCACAATAGTATTTTCTTATCATATGTACcatctttgttttcttaaatatgacagcAAAACAGCCGTACCTTTGATTTTTCACCTTTCTTTTCCTGAGCTTTCTGAGAAGAAACATATCTAATACCTTCATCCATTTGTTTGGATGATATGCCTGGGGCCTGAGTGAATCTGAATTACCTAGAATACTTCCAGACCCCTTCTCTCTACTCTCAGAAGGTGTCTGTGTTCAGGGAATTGTATTCCATTTTAATaacacagtaagaaaaaaataataatttggaaaataaatctgCTGCCAAACTGGGAAATCATCTGAGTCTAGTCATCTGGCTAAAAAGACATATTTCCCTTACGTTACATACCTTTTTGCTCTCCTCCATTTCATGTTCAAACATGGCACTAAAAACTGGAGAACGAGCTACAAAGTGAAAGGGAAACAGATAAGGTTATCACATTGAGATCTCTTGGTTCTTCCCAGTTATGATAAAGAGATCATTTTCTTTCCCATTCCACTGCTACAGGAAAGGGTCTCAGCCTCAAATTACACCagaattataaaattcttttcttcatgtttttataGCAATGAGTAAATATTATAATacataaagggggaaaaaacccactactttcaaaataatttcttattagcTCTACTCCAACCATTTGTGTTTTAAGGAAATTACTCAAGTCACCTATGTTGGATGACAATGCTATATTCTCTCTGTAGAATTGGGGGTTCAAATGGAAGGTCCCTCATGGTCAAACCAGGGTGTCCTAATACCTGGGTTTCTGCCTGGAACAATGACACCATATTTTCTCTACCTCCAGGACCACAGAGCAACAAGATCAAGGACTGGGCTCAATGGCATCCACTAACCAGATGAAGTACATGCTCATTTATGGCAGATAGTCTGTTCTGCCAAGCTATGCACTCTGAACAGAGATAATGTTGCCTCACAGACCAAAAAAACCTACATATTATAGTGGTTTGTGGTCCTTCCAAGCTCAGCCCTACCTGATAAAATCTTCTTCCTtagtatttaatttctctcactagAGAGAATTTAAATTTACGTTTTTCTCATTAGGGGTGTGGATAATGAAAAAAGGCTGAGAAACAGTGCTTGAACCTATGCTCATTCTAGTTTAATGAGCATcatgaaaagtaataaaatgaacTCAAATTTTTTCACGTCAAGTAAGTCAAGGATTTTGGTCAAAGTTGAGACTACCAACAACTGCCTAAGAGTAGAGAAACAGATTTCCATGTACGTAGTAGGGCTTTGAGTTAACAGGAAACTGGAACTTTTGGCCTATAGTTTATGTATTTTAGCTGTGCCATTTTCTAACCGCATActcttgggcaaatcacttaaccctCTAAACCTTGATTTTTTAACCTTTACCTAAAGAATGTTAATTCTCATCGTTCATATCTCAGAAAGGTTCAGACTAAGGTACTAagtaaatatgaggggtcttcaaaaagttgatggaaagattcacattatcctTTAATcgcatttttccatgaacttttaaaagtactgtCATATATTACAGAAGTTAAAGACTAAACTGGTGCTTTTAATAAAGAGGGAAGGGTCCGAAGTAGCAGATATGTCTTAGAAGGTCATCAGTAGATAGACCGCGGCTGATGTGATGGGAATAAATGAGATCACCCAGGGAAAACATGTAGAGTAAAAACAGAACCGAAGCAGACTTGGGGCTCACCAGTGTTGAAAGGGATGGGTGATGAAGAGGGAGGGAGGCCACACTTTAGAAGGAGCCAGAGAACTAGGAAAAAACCAGGAGGGAGGAGTCAAATAATATATGAGCTAATAAGTCCCTCAAATTTAGGGACTAACGGGTCATGCAACTTTGGAAAACTGCTTCTGGAGCATGGAGGTGAACTGAGGATAAATGGGCAGAAAAAAGTAGAGAGTGAATATGCTAACTCAAGCAACTTAGctctggaaaaaaaagagagaataatgaGAGGGAGAAGCTTGAGCCTATTTACAGGCTGAGGGTGAATAGgcaataagagaaagagagatggtaAAAATACCAGATGGCAGGGTACGACTGGTGGAGTAAGGTTTCTGTGAAGGCAGGATGGAATATGAAACAGAGCAGAAGTaggaaaaagtctgtacatgAGGAAGAACACCTCCTCCACTGAGGACACAAAAGAGGTGAGAGGCAAGAGTTGAGGGAGTTCCTACAAAAGGGCCTCGATTTTCTCTTGGAAGAAGTAGGCAAGGTCATCTTTTAGGAGTTGGAAGAAGTTAAAGGAGAGAGATTAAGGTCTGAAATATCTATcgctgagaaaaagaaagggaactATTTATGTGTAGAAAGATTCACTGGCAGTGTTGCGGGCCTAGCTGAACACGGAGACACTAACCTAAGAGTTAATGACTTCCTCAAGTCATTAACACCTAGTTGAGAGAGGGAATAGGAAGGTGATAGAGCTGAGAGTGTTGGTAAGAGGTGTGTTGATTGAAGGTTCATGTGATCTCCACTTAGGTCTTACGGTCTGAAGAGAAGTTTGGGGGTGACCACTACCCTTTCATGTGAGGTGAAGTCAATCTTCCCCCATCAGATCCTCTTCTATGTCAGTCTTTCTGGTCTTAAAGACCAAGGGCCTATTTGAGCAAGACCCCCCATGTCAGTGGCAAGAGTCTCATTCTTCCAGTGTGTTTATATTGAAAAAAGGGCTGAGCCCTCCACGGCTGGGGACTTAGCTAGATGGTATTTAGTCCTGGGTCCAGAATCCTGTCTATTATATCCTAAGCCCCTGTCTAGAGGCTGACACATGCTTTTAACTAGTGTTCTGACATCCACTCTCTAGATGCAAAGGCATTCAGTACCTTTGCACATCATCATCCATTCTTTGAAAGCAGTGGCCTAAGTCCactacagagaagaaaaacagaaaatacgaCTTTTAAGGAGAGGAGCCTTTTTAGTTATGAGAACGAATGTCATCacaatgtaaaaatacatttagttgcagggttttttttacagctgagttcAAAAAGTTTAAAGTTGTTCAAAAAGTGATTACGCCAGCCACTGTTTTTCCTTGTTTCACCAAAACTATGAAGCTCCCATGAATAAATACCAACCTGCTAAGATAGCTTTGTGTGCCTGGAATTCCTGGCCAGCAACACACAAGCAGCAGTCTGTGAACCGGGAATTCTCCCATAGTCCTCCTAGCTCATCTGCCAATCGGCACTCAGGAACCTTCACCATATTCATGGTATTCTGGCCAGAAATGTTGACAGAATCTTGCACCACACTCACCTGTGAAATACAAGTAAACACAAACCAAAGCTTTTGTTACCAAGAATTTTCTTCCCAGCAGGCAGAGAGATGACTTTTACCTCATTGCTCTGGAACTTTCAGATACTAATGTGACTAAATAATATGACTAATATTCTCTTGAAACCACCTTCACAAATCAAGGCTTTATCTTCTGGATCAAGGGGGAAAAGTGTCAGAAACAAATATTAAACCTCAAGTATTTATCTTATCTTGCCTTAAGCAAAAAGTTACATACAAAGAACCCCTATAGGTAGTTTAATGATTATGACACTACCAGTAAGGACTGGGCTTGGAAGACCTTTCTGGTAGTGATAACTGGGTGGGTATCCCACAACTTTTATGCCCTTACTTAGTCATTTGTGACAATGACATATGAGATGGCTGGCTGCAGCTATGTATGCACTTACAGATTTAGAACAGAATGATGACAATAGGTTTATAGAGGGATTCAACTTCCAGCATGTTAACCAGTTGAATGAATTAACTGTTCAACCTAGATAAGAACCAAGCTAACTTCTAGATGGGTCAGTGAAACTCAGAAATTTGTTAGGGCACCAAATACAAGGATTTATAAATTACATAACAttatgaaataaatgttatttaccAAACTGAAAAGACCCTGCAGCTCAGTCAACTGCCTAACAAGCATTGTTATGTTTCATCTCCTATATCACATAcagttagaaaatttaaaatcaaagcaGAACTCACAAATCTTTAGAATTAGCTCCCCACTCTGGCTATTCCTAAGAGTCAGATGAGAAAGACAGCTTAGGAACATCTTTAATGACTCAGATTTCTTTTAACCTTCAAGATGCAAGTCATTCCTTAAATGCAGTCATAAACCCAAAGGCAAAGTTAATGCCCCATCCAAATGACCTGTAGTCCCTTCTGTACAGTAGTGAGATATTTATTACCAGgtcaagaaatttatttatttgtttaaaactaGCTGTTATGGTCTTGAGCAATGAAGCAGCCAAGCTAATCAATTATGAATAATGCACTTAGCATTAGTAGCATATTTATCAGAGCCacattataacattattttaatagcCCAGGACCCAGCACAAACCACCATATAGAGATTCTCTCTTGTCCTCTGTAAGATCTCTAATTTGGTTCAGCCACTTTCTCATATTAACACCCTCACTTCTTTGATATAACATTAACACCAAAAGTAGAAGTTATAGCTCCAAgacactgattaaaaaaaaaaaaaggaaaggaccaATTAAATCCACCTTCCTCATAGGGAAAGGCAGGAACCTCCTGGGATGGCCAATGAAGGGAATGGAGAATGCTTCTGGCACTGGGATACTAGCTTGAATTAAACCAGGTTGACAGGAACCCAAAGTCATTAACACTTGATGGCAATTTAGTAGACTGGTAAAATGAATTGGCAAGAGTTAAGCTGAATATCACATAATCAAACTATGGTTACCAGTGGACCTTCTGCTAGTGAGATGCATGCTTGGCAATAAGTGGGGCCCAAAGACTGTGACACCTCTCACTGGGATAATTCCTCTTTCTGGACACAGACAGGAACATAGCAGGAAGGAAAATGTACCTTTACTGTCAGAGCCAGGCTTGTCTGCATATATATAGATGCCTGGAGTCTCCAGAGCTCTGAATGTCTGGCACCTCTTACCATCGTTAGATAtgcttaattaaaaataaattttaaatggcaTTCACAAATGAGTCTTCAGAGCCCAAACTTTTAACTTAGAAAGAGATTGTTTTCCTCTGCAAATGATGATGCTAAAATGAGACCATTTTGAGAAaaactaaagatttttttaaatgcctataaAGCTGACTATGGAGACTCATTCAGAATTGCAGCTGTGAAGATGACGTGACTGTGACATTTGTCATCTTAAAAATGACTGCATGAAAATGTCTTAAGAAGGCTGTATAATCCCCAAAATTTCAAGTTGTAAAAGGGTCCATCTTTTAAAGTCAgttctttaaaagagaaaatttcataAAAGATTAAAGATTGTGCCAATTCTTGTACATTCATCTATACATAAAGTCAAAATAAAACCcatggaaatacatttttttaacttctatataattaaaactatcaagaaaaaaaagacattgcaTACAAATTGTTTTAGCAGCAGCACTATTTCTAATAGCAAAAGACTAGCAATAATATAAATACTCATcaacaagagaatgaaaaaattgCACATTCACACAACAGACTATTATATAGcactaaaaatgaatgaactacagtTACATCCACAATATAAATTTTGGAAACGTAATATGAAAAAAGCAACTCCTAGATGACTACATATAGTCTGGCGCCATTTttataaagctcaaaaacaaGCAGAACTAAACAATATATTATTCAGGCATACAAATAATAAACAGGGGGATGaataacataaaattcaaaatagctATGTACCATCCTCTGAGTAAGGAGACAAGTCTCAAATATGGGGGAGAAGCATATACAGGTTAGTTCCAAGTTACTGGTGATATTCTTAGGTTGGGTGGCAGGTTTACTACATTATCTTGCTTTAAAACCTTCAATGATGTTACATATAAATCACCATTTTTGTAGGTCAAGAAAAACCAAACACTGAACTAATAATACAGTAGAACTAATAAATCCAAGTAATccattaataaaaaagtaaaaagtaaaaaatgaacagCCCCACTTAGTAACATTTGGCAAAAATATATATTCCCAGGATATGAAGGGATATTCTATGTTTGAGAAGGGAAGGATGGATATTTCACGTTTCATATTTCAACTTTAATTGCAACATCACAAAGAGGCACTGGGATCATCTATCTGTCAAAGGCATATACAACAAAAGTGGAATACATGCATCTTTATTGCTAacagttatttattttcaatataaataACTGGAGAGAAGGGTCAATGGAAACTGAAACATTTCATGAACGTTTTCTCTGGACCAAATTGttaaagagaaaactaaaagtGTAACTTAAACACACTTTCATGTGTCTCTCTCATTACTAGAGTAAACACTCCCTGTCAGGAGAACTTGGGAGAGCCCAAGCTTTCTTGGTTAATAGTGTTCAGCTCCACTTAGTGTAATGCTAGGAAAAATTACCTGACCTCCCTAGGCACTGCTTTTTACCCCTGCAccatgaaatgaagaaaacagaactaaCATAGCTCAAAGGACTGTGATAAGGGACAATTCAGGAAACGCTTTGAAAATGCTTCCAAATAAGTTAACTAAGCAGTATCAACTTATGGAAGAATTGCCACATTTCCTATTAGTCAGACAAAAACATCACTGAGAATTGAAAGTGAACCCAGTGGGGCACATTATAAACAAGATCACCCATTTGGCATTTTCAGAGTTTGCAATCTAATTTCATTTAACCTTCAATAACAGTAATACCACTGAAATAAAGGCCAAACACACAAAtgtgtgattctcagtctttCACCTTAGGATTCCTTCTTGTGGCCTCGAGGAGTACCAAAAAAATCCATAACACCACTGTACTTCTTGCATGAGGATAGGACAGAAGTGCCTGGGGCTTAGTAAAGAATGAAGCCCAGTGGGGTACCTATAACCAAGATTTTTGTCTATAGCCACACCACCCTGAACACACCCAATCTTGTCTGATCTCAGAACTAAGCAGGGtcaggcctggttagtacttAAATGCGAGACCACCTGGAAATATCAGGTGCtataggcttaaaaaaaaaaacacacaaaacttaAATTTCTATGTGGATATCAACTTCATAAAAGCCtgtaaataataagaaaatactaatcaaaccaataataaaatattaatatgaattAAACTCGTTTATGAATATTCCATTGTTAGAAGGGAAACAACAGGTCAAGGGGATAGAATTTGTACCAAAAATGATCTAGCTATGAAAAGTGATAAGAACTAAGATgagctgggccgagcccgtggcgcacttggtagagtgctgcgctggcagcgcggcgacgctcccgccgcgggttcggatcctatataggactgaccggtgcactcactggctgagtgccggtcacgaaaaaacgacaaaaaaaaaaaaaaaaaaaaaagaactaagatGAGCTGCAGACATTTTTAAAACCTACACATCCAATACACACTCCCACGCAACTGTCTTGCAATGCTGAATGCTACTAACTCCACAGAGCGCCTTGGAACAGAAACAAGTCTCACTAGGCACAAGCATAAGTACGAGAAGCAACACTCAGCACCTGTAGCCAACAGAGAAGTGTGAGAGGAACAGATGGCACACCTGGTTTGATGGTAAGAAACCAATGGCATCAGCAGAACTCAGCAGACGTTTCCCTGTTCAACATCTCCTCATTTCCAAAGTGTCATCTCACTTCCCTTCTAAGTCAGTAAGGCAAATCTAAACTTAACCACAGGATTTCTCCTAAGAGAATTTCATATGGGGAagtgaagggagagagaaagagctggAACTCAGCCTCAGACTCAACCACAGGATAAGAGATTGCCAAATGAGGGCAGGCCAATTGGTTTCCAAATCAAGAACATCAGTACAGGGGTTGGAGCAGCTGGAATGGATTGGGGAGAGAGGCGGAAGCATATGAAAAAAGGCTAAACTTGTTGAGGACTTGAAAATGCTGCAATAAAGGTAATGGCATTGCCTAAAATGCCAGACGTGATATTTAAAGAAGCATTTCTTCAGAGAACAGTTTGAAGATTGGCTTTCATTTACAACAGAAATTAGAATTTTCcactatttttaagtttttctgaAATACAAGTCTCTAAGATAAGTAAATGGAGATTAAAACAGATGGTCAGTTTATATAACATCTAACCTCATACAAAACCACCTAATCATTCTCATTTCCTCACTCAGGCAACTGAGAGTGATCTGTTACTAGGTGAacttacatgaaattcaaattttaaactcATCAAACATAAAACAACTGCCACATTTTATGATTTACATAGATGCTACCACTCTAGTATTTCCTTCTTTGACTTAGCaattaaaaatgagaaggaaTAGCTACTATACAAACTACGTTTTATGTATTCAATGTGGTTTCTGAATAAACCATGCCTCCAGAGTTTTCTAATCATTAGCAACTATTCTGTTGAAATACAGAAGCCTGCTACTGCAGCCAGACTCCTCTTCGGCAAAAGGGCAAGATTCCTAAGGGACTCCCTTCCCTTCTACATAGGTGGTGATATGCCTTTGGAACTGTCCTTAACTCACAGTGTGAGGCTATTATTTGACAGAGCAAGTTGGCAGCTGGGGAACTTGCTGCACCCTCCCCCATGAAGAAACAGTGGTTATTCTCATCAAGTGGTGCTGTTCAGGAAGTGGTTCCCCAACCATACAATGTGCAAGGAACACTAACATCCCAGGTAACTggagattttattcatttattacacTGTGAGCTTGTAAGTATTTACAAATGTACTGATAACAGTATGAAATGACTAATTAATATGTAATCATTAAAGAAACCACTTTCCAACTCACTCTTGGTTTGGAAATTTTACTTCAAGACTTCTCCTGCAAACCTGGGAAAGGCTTTTAGGTGGTTGATGGGAGAAGGACTCTCCTAGCTGACTACAGCTAAACTCTCCTAGGTAACTATGAGTTAGAGAGCTTTACTCACCCTCATCCTAGAAAAAATGGTTCTCATCTTCCTATTTCACAATTACTTAAGCAAGACAAATCACAGGCACTCAGCTCCTGATAAGTCGTCTAGTTCCAACAGCAGAAAAGGAAAGTAATCTACAGTCAAACACACAAGAACCTCACCCTCAAGGAGGAgccagcagattttttttttttttttttcccaagatgaccggtaaggggatctgaacccttgacttggtgttgtcagcaccacactctctcaagtgagccaaccggccatccctatatagggatccgaacccatggccttggtgttatcagcaccacactctcccaagtgagccatgggctggtcctGATGCCAGCAGATTTAAGGAACAGATATACATATTTAGTTGCTAGACATTCTCCTCAGCCTGAGGTGACAGTCCTTCCAAATGCTATCTGAAAAAACTAACAGTGAAAAAGCCAGAATCCTGACCCAAGCAAGCAACTCAAAACTGACACATGCCAAGAGAGCACACAATCTTTGTTTTTAAGGACAGTAACAAGTGGAAAGCTGAAATGCCCAACAACATTGAAATCATGAGGTAGTTCGGTCAATCACATAAATAACATTCACATAGCACCACTCCTCTTGGGGATTCTTCTCACTCTACATCCTTGATACAATACAATTAAGTCTATCCATACCCATCAGGTCTGGGAATTGCTAGTCTCACAGCAGGGTAAAAGGACTCACCTCGCAGAAGAGGGTAAGCTTGTCATCAGGGAGAAGCCCGTTGGCCTCATCCAAGAGAAAATCTCTACGGATGAATTTTTTGAATCCCCAGTCTTTGCCTTGTACAAACCTATACGCCCGTTGACTCTCTGGGGTAGGAAAAAAAGTCATATTTAGGGTTACTCAGAAACCAGATCAAATCCACAATTTGTCAGCATATGAAGTTGCTGGATGTGAAAGTAAAGAGTTAAACAAAGAGGAGAACATTTACCCATAGCTTTGGTTTCTTCTCCCTTGGCATTCAGGATGGAGAATTTGAATTTTGCCCGAACTTCACTCTTTGGACAGCTGACCAGTAACAGGTAAAGTGACAGGTAATCTTTGCTTTCTTCATCTAGCCCTTTTGGGTTTACTCGCAAACACCTGCCCAGAACATGCGAAAAAAATGTGTTGAAAGCATCCATGTTTATAGACTCCTGAACTGACAGGATGGAAGTGGAACATCAGAATCAAGGgaggatgttttaaaaaaatccaggCCCTACACCAGAAGTTTACGATTCAGTACAATGACTACCTGGGAACCATTTTTCTAGAGCAATCTGAGCCAAAATTAAAGGGGCATTCTAAATCTGACAATATGTTTTTCCTTATAATCTCCCAAATCTAAATCTGACAATACTATTTTCCTTATAATCTCCCACATCACTAACCTTTGttccccccaaaatatttttaaattgagccTAGTCTTGCCAATCCTCAATCTCAGGAAAAGCATCCCTTAATTTTGCTGAGACTAtggaaaaatcattaaaaaaaaggcCAATGAACCCTTCAATATTACACTTTGGGAGAGAAAAAGTATTCTGGAGAATTATGTGAATAGTATCTTTACAGATATCTTATCAATCTGGCAATAATATTCTAAGATTAAAATAAAGGAGGCAACATGGAGGAAACACAGACAAAAGTAAACTCCCATTACACAGGTTAGAGTTCCAGGCTAGGCTTCTAAATAGAGTTAGAGATGCCAATCAGTTACAGATGAATCAAAACAGAATCCAGATGGAATTTAATAGGTTCAA includes:
- the SPOP gene encoding speckle-type POZ protein, producing the protein MSRVPSPPPPAEMSSGPVAESWCYTQIKVVKFSYMWTINNFSFCREEMGEVIKSSTFSSGANDKLKWCLRVNPKGLDEESKDYLSLYLLLVSCPKSEVRAKFKFSILNAKGEETKAMESQRAYRFVQGKDWGFKKFIRRDFLLDEANGLLPDDKLTLFCEVSVVQDSVNISGQNTMNMVKVPECRLADELGGLWENSRFTDCCLCVAGQEFQAHKAILAARSPVFSAMFEHEMEESKKNRVEINDVEPEVFKEMMCFIYTGKAPNLDKMADDLLAAADKYALERLKVMCEDALCSNLSVENAAEILILADLHSADQLKTQAVDFINYHASDVLETSGWKSMVVSHPHLVAEAYRSLASAQCPFLGPPRKRLKQS